TGGGACCCGACCGTCTCCCTCGGCGACTTCCTCCTGCCCGTCTCCGCCGCCGCCCTGCATTCCTCCGGTCGCGTCGTCGCCATCCACACCGACAGCGGACGCCTCGGCCATGTCCGCCCGGTCGCCACCCCGCGCGCCCCTCTGGCCGCCTATGTCGCCGGACCCGGCACCCAGATCGGCTTGCTCTCCACCCCCACCGGCGTCGCCATCACCAACCCCGGCACCATCATCGTCCTGGAAGCCGGCGCCTCCCAACTCGCCGCCTTCGACCTCAACGGCAACCCGGTCCGCTACTTCGGCACCGCCACCCCGCTCGACTTCACCTTCGCGCTCCCCACCACCAACACCTACCTCGACGTCGCCGTCGACGGCGCCGGACAGATCTACCTGCTCTACTACACCGGCGATGGCTCACAGCCCGCCCAGTACCGCATCGACGTCTATACCCCCAGCGGCACCCTGCTCAACAGCAACAGCCCCGGCACCAACGTGCCCCACCTCGCCGTCGACTACTGGCGCAGCATCTATGCCGCCAACTACACACCCCTGCTCGACACCGCCACCGGCCAGCCCCGCATCGACCCCACCCTCGGTGTCGCCGAACCCTCGCTCAGCCGCTTCGATCCGCTATGAAATCGCTAACCCACTCCCTCGCTTTCATCGCCGCCCAGCGAAGGTAACGTGCTCAGCCTGGACATCCCCTCGTAATGGGCAGACACCAAAAAGGACGGCAGCGTGGCGCCCAACATCCTGGGGCGAACCGGCGGCGGTTTCGTCATCGCCGCCGTGAACGGCTTCACCCTGACCATTGATACCGTCGCAGTGGGCTGTCATCACCGCGCCCCCGCGATGCCAGCAATCCGTTCTGCTACCGCTGGAAAGTGCTTTGCGTGAGAGACTCCGACCAATACAGCGCCAAATACGACGCCGACTGCCCGGTGTTAGCTGTAGTGCGGCGCCACCGCGTTTCCACCATTCGGTGTGACAATTGCCAATTTGAAGACGTACTACATTCTGATTTTGCGGGATTAGGAGACGCCTCCTTGCCTGAATAATCCTGACTTGCCGAGGCCGCAAACGCGGAAAATGCGAGAAAGAGCGCGATCGATTTACCCGCCGTAGCGGGCAAACCCTTACTTTTGATGACTTCCCCTTCTGGATGCGCACGTTCGCGAAGCAGACGAGCCGACCCCACTCAGGTCGGCTCTCCAGCTTACTCAGCGTTCTTGCCGGCCTAAGCCTTGGGGTTAATGCAATGAATCTTGACCCGCTGCGACTTGCGAGTGACCGCGTAGGGCCTGCCATCGGCCGCCTTGATGTGGATACTGCGGCGGCCGCAGATATTTGAGCGGAAGTTCACTTTCACCCGGTAGGAACCCTTGGACTTGATGAACGGCACCCGCTCCACGTCGAACAGCCGCCCGCCCGCCGACGGATCGCCGTCGTAGAAATCCACCATGAACTCGTTCACAGGCTGCTTGCCCGTCCTGATCAATGCCGAGACGGTGATGGGCTTGCTTGCCTTGGCGGACTTTTTCGAGACCTTCACTTTGCCCAGAGTCAGCTTGATGGTCGAAGGATCCACCCCAGGGGGCCCCGCAGCAGGCACACCCGATGGAGCGGGCAATACGGCCAGAGGCGCATTGTAAAAGCCGATGTTATTGCTGTAGGAAGGCCCGCCACTGACCACTTCCTCCAGCGCGACCGCATCGGCGAAGGAATTGATGGTTCCCGGCAGTGCGCTGAGGCCGTGTCCAGTGGACTCCTGCATCAAGCTCCCATCCGATTTCTGCCCCCACACCACGACAAAGAAGGTCAGGTAGCGACCACTGTAGGAAGTGGTGTCGAAGGTATCGCTATTTACCAGGATCCAGTTGGCCGGATCGCCCGGCGTCGCGCTGAAGGGCGGAACCGGGCCAACCTTGACGTCGTTGCCGATCTGGAAAGTGGAACTGGGGTATTCCGTGTTGGTCACCGCGTTCCATTGGACCCCGTAGAACCTGACATAGAGGCTAGAGCCCGTCGGCATCGCTGCCAGACTGTAGTTGTGCACCCGGGCAGTGAATATCAGTTTGTCGCCCGCCGTCGCATTGGCCAGTTGCGGGCCCTGCCCTGGCGTCACGCCCTGTGAGGCGAAGTTGGCGCTGGAGATGAAGAATCCCCGCATGTAATGGACTTCGCTCATCCAAGGGTTGTCCGGAGCCGAAGGGGCGAGTTCGACACAGTCCATCTGCGAGGCACCCGTGCCCGTCGGGCGACAATTGGGCGGGATGCTGGGGCTGGCAAGCCCCGGCGTCGAGACAATCAGCCGGTTCGGGTGGTTGAGCGCGATGTCGGGCGCGCCGCCGTAAGCCTGCGCCCACCACAGGCCCGCCGAGGTGTCGGTGGGATCGGCGATATAGGCGGTCTGCAGCAGACCAAAGGTATTGATGTCGGCACTCGGACCGGTACCGGACGCGCCCGCGGGCGGCTGCCGGCCAAAGATGACAGGCTTCACCGCGTAGGCGTACATGATGGGTTCGGCGAAACTGCCCGGCTTCTGCGCTGTGATGCCGGTCGTGGCCGACAGCGAGGTGGATGATTCCTGGGCCCTCCCCAAACCGACACTGGCGGTGACATCAAAGGAGGCGTTGACATTGCCCGTACCGACGCCGGCGAGGCCCTCGGTCACGGAAAACGAAAGGTCGTTTTCCACGGAGTAATTCTGATCGAATGAAACCGTCTGGCTGGAATTCGTGCCGGTGTTCCACGCATTCTTCACCTGGATGTTGCTGGCGTCGGTGTAGAAAGCCACATCTTCCGAGAGCTTCTGCAGAGTCGGCAGATAGGCCTGCAACTGCGCGTAGCTCGCCGGGTAGGAGAAAATGTTGCCGTACTCCCACGGCGGCTGATACCACTCAAGATTGCTGGCCGGCGGCGTCTTAATCTCCGACGGGGCGGGCACGGAAACTTGGAAGGTCAGTGGTTTTTGGTCCGTGATCGCGCATGCGGGACTGGTCGCAGGACACGCGGTGCGTCCGATCACCGGATAGGAGTAGACGTAGAACAAGGAATCCTTGATCCAGAGTTGATCGGTCAAACCGGTTTGCTGGTTGATGCTGAACTCTGTCGTCGAGAAGCTGCCATATTTGGTTTCCGCCGAGGTTTTCAGATCCGCAGTGGTGGTGGCCGTGTCTTTGACTGTGGCGCCGTCGCCGTCGTCCTCGTCGCCGATCGCGATGGCAGCGCCGGCCGTCAGCTTGATGCCGAATGAGGTGCTGAGGCTGTTGGTATTGGTGCTCGTCGTGGACTGTGTGGTATCAAGCTCATACCTGGAATAAAAACCTTCGGGAATCACACTCAGATTGAGCAAACCGGTGCTGCCTGTCGCCGAGGTGACGTAGTCCGCGTGCATGGGCGGCGCCGCGAGGATGACCGAAGGCTGGGCCTTTTGCAGGGTAATCTTGGTTGGCGCGCCCAGCCGGTATGAGCGGCCTCGAAAATCGCCAACGGTCAAAATCATGCTTTGCACGTTATTGACTGGATATTGTGCATTTGGCTCTTGAAATACGCCCGTCGGCAATCCAGTATAAGGGTTCTGGCTGAGTTGAAAGTTGTTGAGCGGATCGACGTTGTAAATGTAGATACGGCCTGTATAAAACTGGTAACCTCCGTCATAATTGGCATTTATTCCTCCAAGTGCAATTTGAAGTATGGGGTTTCGTTCGGTCGTATTTGGGGTCGTGGAAGAAGCCTGCAGGTGATCGAAATTACCGATTGCGATGTCCTGGCCCCAAAAGTTGCCGACATTGGCAGGGATCTGTCCATTGCCAGAGAGCGCGCTGGTTACCGTAAAGAAGCTTGGATTGTTGGTATTAAAGGACGGGTCGACGGTGAGTACCTGCAAAGTCGATCCGATGTTCGCAGTCGAAGAAAGCCAAATTAACTGATCGGTATTGCTAGCTGGGTTCAGCCTTGCGGCCTTCAGTTTGAAGACTACATAATCATACTGAACGCCGGGTGGATAATTATACGTATAAATCAACTTTGGCGTAATTGAATCCGGCAAGGTCGCGCCCCCGCTAAAGTCGATCAATTGCGTTGTGAAAACCCCTCCATTTGAAATGTAGTCCTGGGTGGGGTCTATGGAAACATTGATATAGCTGCCGACGATCAGTTGATCATGGGGTGCGGAGCTAAAACGCCCAGCGGTCATGGTAATGGGGTGATACCCGGTATCTGCGGCAGTGCCCAACTGGACCTGACCGCCGGTGGAGATTGTAAGCGATGTGGGAGCGACACTGAAAGTCACAGCGTACAAGGTGCGACTCGGGTCGATGTAGGTCGTTGCAAAGTCGCTAATCCCATCCCCATTAAAATCCCCCACGGCGACGTCTCGGATTCCATACGCATTGAACGAGAATTGCGGCCCGAAGTTAAAACCCTTGGTCGGGTCGTTGGGATCTACCGCAGTCGCGATCCGCATTTGGGGTTGATAACTCGAACCCGATCCCGTGCTTGATACCATTAAAATATCATCGTATCCATCCCCATTGAAGTCACCCACTTTCGCAAAGAATACACCACCACCATCTACCCAAGAGACGTCCTGGTGACCAATTTCCGATAGATGGCCGCTGTCGTCGCCCGTAAACCAAATCAGCAAAGGAGGCAACTGATTGTTCGCCCCATACTGGAAAGGAAACTGAACCAGTGTATCTCTGTCCGTATTGAAGAAACGACCGGCCGCCTGTCCCATGGCGAGATAGCTGGGAGGGGCCAAAAGACCATTTTTTCCGGTTGGCACTTGGTAGTAAGGGTACCAATACTCCGCGCACCCTGAGGCGGCGTTACACCCCGCAGTGCCGTTTTTGACCGTGGGGACCGCTGGACCTGGCGATGGTGCATCCACTTTCGAATTCGTTGAAATAAGGGTATAAGTGCTTCCAAAATCCTGGTAACTGTTCGGGCCACTGTCATAAATTAGGTTTTGCGCTCCGAAGCTTAGAACCAGATCGTCGTTGCGCAAGATATGCCTCTGACCGCCGAGGGGATCGCTTACGTTGCTGTAATCCGGTTGAGCCGGCAGTGCGACACTCGCCATACCGGATAGGATGATCCCAAAAGCCAGACATAAGCCCAAAGCCCGAGAATACCGCCGTTGCGCATTCTGGTTTCCGTTTAGTGCTTGATACCCACGATTAACATACATCGTAAAACACTCCCTGGTAATAGGTTGAAATTTGCTGAAACGGTCGAATCGGCCACGGTCAGCTGCGCGATATGCGGCGGCGATACGGTTCAGGCGTGGAACGGGCTGATAGCCCGGAGTCCGCTTGTGGGTTTGCGGCGTGTGACGGATACACCCCGAAGGGGAATACCGTTACGTTGGTGAAATTTTCGCCAAGAGGGTGGCGAGGACGAATCAGGCGCGCGTCGGAGTCGAAACACGTTTCAGGCATGAAGAGCTTCCCTAGATGGCTCATGTGACACTCCTTTATCAACATTGAACTGTTTCGATCCCCGCAAGCAGGCGTTCAGGGGACTATCTGGGCGGGCGGCGTAAGCTGATTTGGCCGCTATCGGTCGGTAAATTGACGCGACTTCGTACAATCACGTACTTGCGTGTCCTCATACTGCCGACGAAACTTGACATATGTCAAGAAATCGCCGGAAATTTGACTAGTCTGGACTCCCGCGACGGATGCCAAAGGCGTCAGCATCTTGCTCTGTGAAAAACCCTGCTCGTCACAGGGTGTGGACCGAGATACTCCACTCAGGCCAACGCAACCCGGGACTCACAACCGAATGCGCAAGGAAAACGATCAAATGGAAAAACTCGCTTCTTCTCGCCAGCCAAGCAGAAACCGTTTCCTCACGTCGAGCCTGACGCTTTGGCAACTTTTGCTCCTGACCTACACCCTGTGCCTGATCGCCCATCCCGCCACAGCGGCAACGGCCAAGCCGAAGGCCGCGCCCAAGAAGACCGACGCCTGCCTGGCCAATATGCCGGTGGCGACGCCCATTCCCCCGGCGGTGCGCGTGGTTCAGTTGGTTAACTGTTCCACGGAAACCATCCTGGGCGCGGCCAATGCCGCCAAGAACGGCCCCGACAAGGCACTGACCTCGATATTTCCGCGCGAGGGCACCTGGGTCATGAAGCCGGCCGGTTCACCCAACAACGCGAATGTGATCACCCTGGACATTCCACCCGAGTGGGCCGACACCAAAAAGGAAGGCAGCGTGGCGCCCAACATCTGGGCGCGCACCGGCTGCCGTTTCGAAATCGCCGCGGACAAGGCCCAGTGCGAGACCGGCGGCGCGGGCGGGGTTTACGATGTCAGCAAGGCCAAGCTTGGCCCGCCAGGCGCGGCGACCATCACCGAATGGACCTTTTACCAAGCCGTGACTCCCGCCCCGGGCTCCACCTACTATGTCGACAATTTCGACATCAGCGCCGTGAACGGCGTGAGCCTGACCGTGGATATCGTGGCGGTGGGCGGGCACGACAGCGACCCGGGTGACCCCAATAACCCGTTCTAGCTGGCGAAAAACGCGCCGCTGTCAGTGTACGGCCAGGACCTGCGCGCTAATAGCAACTGCCCGGACGGCTTCAAGCTAAAACGTTCCGACCTGACCTCCGAGAAATATAAGGAATACGGCTTCGTCATCGAAGGCAGCGACGGCAAGCCCCTGGGCGGAGACGCCACCGTGGGCTGTTTTTCCAATTGCGGGAAGTATAAGTTTCCGGTGGAACCCGCCCAGAACTGCGATACATCCGACCCGACTTGCTACCGCTGGAAAGTGTTCTGCGCCGGAGACCCCACTCAGTACGGGGCGAGCTGCAGTACCGACAACGACTGCCCCGTACTGGCGTCCTGCTGGAACAATCCTGGCAGTACCCAGAACCAGAAGTGCTCCCTGCGCGGCTTTATCGCCAAGCCCCCCTGCCCCGACGACGTCTGCACCTTTCCCTATGGCTACCTAAATCCGGCATCGGGACTCCCGGACTATTCCACGCAGCCGCCTTTCGGGCTCTGCTCGGAGGTTGACCCCAATAATCCCGGCGAAGCCTGCATCGGGGACGACACGGTGCACGAGGTCTTCCCCCATGCCTATACCTGGCCCAACGACCCGCAGGTTTACGCGGACGACGCGCCGCTCTACCGGGTGGTCTTCTCGCCCGGCGGCACCAGCGTACCGATCACGCCGTCCGTGGCCTCCCTCCCGCAGTGCAGTGCCCTGACCTCCAACATTTACCAGCCCGACCAGGCGCGTACCCTGTGCAGTATCGATATCCAGAATGGAGCGGTATTTGGGATCGCCCGCCCCTCCCCCAATGCCTGGAGCTGCAATCTTGGCGATGGCGCCGGCAACGACGGGGTGATCTGCCGCTGGAATTCCCAGTTGGCCACGGTCAAACCCAGCTTCGATGGCACCCCGGGCAAGCGCAGTTGCAGGACTCGCAGCCATGCGACCCTGACAAGGCATTTCGGCAGTCTGCGTGTGGCAGCGCGCATGCACGGCTACGCCAACAAAAAGCAGTTGACGAAGGCGGTGAAAGCCTTCTGCCGGGGCTAGCGTCCGGCGGTTCTGAGGATGATTCCGTTCGAGCGTGGCTCCCGGCGACCCAATGCGCCGGGAACCCCAGCCAGCCCCTCATGCGACGCAAGAGCGGTCCCTGGCAAAGCCCAAGGCACAAGCGAATGCGGCGGTGGCAGCCGCCAGCAGCCTGCCGGTCCGGTATCGCACATTTTTTCTCGCAGCATCAAGCTTGAGTTCGGTTGGGAAACGAGACTTCCAGAACCACGCAGCCCTCATCCGTTCTGAACGGCCCGTGCAACTCACCGGGCGGGCGACTGGCGTAATGGCCCGTTTCCAGCCAGACACCGAAAGCCTCATCGTACAGACGGCCGCTGACGATGAAGATTTCCTCCGGGTAGGCATGGCGCTTGCCGCCGAACGCGGCGGTGTCTGCTCCCGGATGGAAGCGGGTCAGCCGAGTATATTCACCCGTCTCCTGATCAATGCTGAGTGTGAGTTCTTCGGCCATACCTTCCAATCCCGAAATAGGCTGCCATTTTCCGCCGTTAACGGGCAACAGCGGGTTCCAATACGTGATGGTGGATTTCGACATAGAAACTCCTGAGTGGCCCGCTCCGCCAGAGGGCCGTGCGAGCCTGCGGCAGAGGCGTTTCGCCGAATGCTTTAGACACGGATAATGCGACAAACTGCCCAGGACCTCCACCTGTGCATGACCATCCATCCAACGCGCACTCACCAAACGCTTGCGCAGCAAGCGTTCCATCACGAACACGTGATGTGTATTCCATGTGTCCCGCCATGGGAGGACACCTGCCAGTTCACCAAGCTCCGCAAACCGCTTTCGATCCCCGAGATCATGGCGCACGGGCGCCCACGCGCGGCATATCGGCAAGGGTTGCGAGTCGTATCTCCATGCTACCCACTCGCCGCCTCGTACGGCGCCCCGTCCTTTTTGAAAAAGCTGTAGCCGCCGCGGGTCGCGCGCGCTTCCAGGTCCACATCGGGATAGTGCGCCGCATCGCCCGGCAGCCGGTCCCCCACTTCCAGATAAATCGCGACGCGCTCAGAGCGATTGATCAACTGATGCCCGTCAGGTTTGCCGGCGGGAAATCCTGCGCACACGCCGGCGCCAAGTACTTGCTCTCCATTCTCCGTCACCAGGGTCAGCTCGCCCTCTAGGACATAGATGAACTCGTCCTGGCGGGTATGCCAGTGACGCACCGCGGACATCGCCCCCGGCTCCAGCCGGACCAGGTTCACGCCGAAAGCTTGGAGCCCCAGCGCATCGCCGAGGGCCTGTTTGCTTCGCCCTTGGGTCAAGGAGCGGAGTTCTTCCGTCGGATAAATCGAGCCGGTCCTGCGGGGGACGTCGGCGGGGTCGAGGGCAGGCAATGTCAAGGGTTTCTCCGTGTTCATGTTTGTCATTCCGCTTCTTGCTGGGTCATGGCTAGGATAGCAACCGCGGTCCTGACGTCCATACCCGATTCATGGCCGTGTCACGCCGTCCCGCTCAACTCTCACACGCGCTCAGGCTTCCACGCCTCCACTTGGAGGCGCACCATGGCCACATGGATTTGCTCGCCGCCGTCATTGGCGCCCGCCGCCTCGGCCAGATAGCGCTGGGCGACCAATTCTATGAACCGCTCCCGCCTTGCTGCCGGAACTCTTGCCGTGTACGGGTGCCAGGCCGTGCGCAGCCAGCCGATGAAACCTTCCATGGTCTTGTGAACCATGTCCTTGTCGACCAGTGCAACCCGCCCGGGATCCAAGGCGGCTTCCCTGAGCCAGTGTCGATAGCTTGCCACCTCGTGGAATCCGTAGGTAGATTCGAATCCCTCGAAATTCTGGCGCCAGGCTGGCTCAGCGGCGATTGCCTCGAACGCCGAGATCAGCGCCGCAGCACTGCCCCGTCCACCCATCTCCATGAAGCAACGGCCACCCGGCGTCAAGGCGCGGGCAATGCCGGCCAGCACCGGCTGCGGATCCTTGACCCAATGCAAGGCCGCATTGGAAAAAACCACGGAGAATTCGGATTCGTATAGCATCGCCTGGGCGTCCTCCCGCTGGAATGCGAGATTGGGACGGCCATGGCGCGCCTGTGCATAAGCAATCATGTCCGCCGATAGATCCATCCCGACCACGCGGCCCTCGGGAACCAGCTCGGCAAGCACGGCGGTGATGCGTCCGTCGCCGCAGCCGATGTCCAAGATCGTATCGTCCGGACGCAGATTCAATTCTGCCAGGCGTTCCCGCGCCCAGCGCTCCTGGCCGGCAGAATGGCGCGCATAGTCCTCCGGGCTCCACTGATACATCGCTGTTCTCCTCATGGTGTATGGACGAGAACAGCATGCCGCAGGCAGCACCCGAGGAAAATTGATCTTGCGCGAAGGCGCCATCGCCGACGGCGATGCCTGGATTCAGATGCGGCCAGCGACGAGATGATCCAGCAACAGCCGCGCCGCCGCCGACAAGCCTTCCAGGGAACGCACGCAGAGGTGGAGCCGGCGCCTGGCCCAGGCATCGTTCAGAGGCAGCGACACCAGTCCCAGCGAGCCTGTGTAGGGCGTGGTCGCCCCTCTCGGCACCACACCGATGCCCAGCCCCGCCGCCACCATGGCGCAGACCGCATCGAAGCTGGTGACCCTTACTTTCAGATAAAGTGCTCGCTCTGCATCGGCCGCCGCGCGCAGCAGCCGGTAGTGCAAGGCGCTGTCGCTGTGCAGGCCGATGAAATCGAATTCCAACGCGTCTCGGAAATCGATGCGCTTGCGCAGGGCCAGGGGATGATCCGGCGGCACCAGCAGGACCAGTTCGTCTTCACGGAAAGGTATCAGCACCAGATCATGGCCGGCGGGGACCTCGCTCACGATCCCTAGATCGGCGAGATTGTCGGCGACGGCTTGGGCAACGGCCCCGCTTACCTGTTCTTCGAGTTCCACCTGAATTTCCGGATGAGCCGTCAGGAACGAGGCCAACGCCGACGGCAGGAATTCCACGATGGCGGAAATGTTGGCGAACACCCGGATTTGCCCCCGGATGCCCGCCGAGTAGCTGCGCAGCTCGCCATCCAGCTGTCGGGCCTGATGCAGGACGACACGGGCGCGGGCAAGCAAGGCAAGGCCTGCCGGCGTCGGTGCGACGCCCTTGCTGCTGCGCACTAGCAGCGCCGTGCCGTAAACGGCTTCGAGATCGGACAGGCGTTTGCTTATGGCCGAGGCCACGGTATGGCACCGCTCGGCCGCCTTGGCGATGCTGCCGGTCTCCGCGGTGGCGACGAACAATTCCAGATCCTTCAGATCGAAGCGCATGCTTACGGACAGGATGAAAATCTGGAACACATGAGGTGTTTCTGCCTGCTCGCGGTCCGTCGGTATCGGGCTAGTGAAGGATCACAGGTTGTCATCGACACGCACGCTCTCCAGAAACCGGAAGATGGCCGGGTTTTCGCAGCCCGCTGCATTGAAGCGCAGCCAGGGGGAAGCTTCCTGATGCGGCCTGAACAGCGCGCCAGGTGCCAGCATGATGCCCTGTTTGGCCGCAGCCCCGGCCAGCGCTGTGGCGTTACCGGACGCTTCCCGGCGTGCCCAGATGAATAGACCGTCCTCCGTCTCCTGATAGATTTCCAGCCCGCTGCGCTCAAGGTTCCGGACAGCCTCGGCCCGGGCTTTTTGCAAACGCGAGCGCAGTTTTTCCAGGTGCTTGCGGTAGTAGCCGTCGGTGAGGAGTTCATAGACCAGCCGCTCATCGATTTCCGATGTGGTCAGGCTGGTAAGCAGCTTGAGGTCGGTCAGGCTCTCGGCGATTGCGTATTTGCAGGCCAGGAAACCGACCCTAAGGCTCGCGGAAACGGTCTTGGAAAAGCTGCTGACGAACACCACCCGCTCCAGCTGATCGAGGGTCGCCAGGCGCGTGGCCCGTCCCGTCAAGAGGTCGCCGTAGATGTCGTCCTCCACGATCAGCAGATCGTGGCGCTCGGCCAGTTGCAGCACCCGGTGGGCGACCGACTGGCTGATGCTGACGCCGGTGGGATTGTGCAGCAGAGTGTTGGTAAAAAAGATCTTCGGCTGGTGTTCCAGGATCTGGTTTTCCAGGACTGCGGTGTCCGGCCCCGACGGGGTCCAGGGCACGCCCACCAGTCTCGCCCCCGAAAGCTTGAGGTAGCCGAACAGGGTGTAATAACCGGGATCGTCCACCAGCACGGCGTCGCCCGGTTTGACGAACAGCCGGGCGATCAGGTCCAGGGCGTGGGTGGCGCCGCGGGTGGTGACGATCTGCCGGGGCGCGCAGGCTATGCCCTGGTCTTCGAGCCGCCGTGCCAACAGAGACCGCAAAGGTTCGTAGCCGGCCGGAAGCCCGTAGCCAGTCAGGTACGTGCCGCTCTTGCGGGCGAGCGTGCGCAGGCTGCGCTGGATGCCGGCGCCATCCATCCATTCGCCGGGCAGCCAACCGGCGGCGGGCATGGCGATGTGGGGCTGCTCTTGCAAGGCGTTGCGCAGCAGCCAGAGTACATCCATGGCGCGGTTCAGTTGACAGGACTGACTGGTGGCGGCGCCGGATTCCTGGCGCGGTGGCACATAAAATCCCGAGCCTTGGCGGGATTTCAGATAACCCATCGCCACCAGTCGATCGAAGGCCTGGACCACCGTGAATTTGCTGACCCGGTGCTGTTCTGCGAAATCCCGGATCGAAGGCAGACGCGTGCCGGGCCGTAAGGCCCGTTCGTCCACGCGCTGCTTGATGCCGGTTACGATTTGCTCGATCAGGGGGCGGCTGTCGGCTGGGTCGATATTGAGTGAATTCATGACTGTATTGGCTCAGCGACCGGTACAGGTTCGGCGGACAGGGAATCAACTGTATCTGTATTGTCCGGCTCGTCAGCCTTATTGTACGCCCAACGGGGTCAATCGACCCAGCATCAACCAGGAGCCATCATGACGCTTTTTGACGTGGCACTCTCCGGCAACTCCCACCTCGCCCGAATGCAGATCTTGCCAAATTGCGTCGGGATGCCGGGGCAGTGACCGTGAAACCGCAACTGTCCCGCCGCGCCGCGCGGCTCACCAGCTCCCTTATCCGCGACATCCTGCAGGTGACACAGCGGCCGGGGGTCATTTCCTTTGCGGGTGGATTGCCCGCGGAGGAGCTGATGCCTGACCTGGACTTCACCGGCCTCGACGACTGCCGGCAATACGGCCCCAGCGAAGGCGAGCCGGCTCTGCGCAGCCTGATCGCGCAAAATCTATCCACCCTGGGTATCGCATGCGATGCCGAGCACGTCCTGGTGACGTCTGGTTCGCAGCAAGGCATCGATCTGGTGGGCAAACTATTCATCGATGAAGGCTCTCCGGTGCTGCTAGAGGCACCCACCTATCTGGCCACAATTCAGGCTCTGGCTGTGTACGGTGCGGAGTTCCAGGGGTTATCGCTGACTGAGGACGGCATCGACCCGGATGCGCTGCGCCGGGCCATCGTTGACCGCCGGCCGGCTTTCGTCTATCTCATTCCTACCTTCCAGAATCCCTCCGGCTGTTGCTATTCGGACGAAGTCCGTCGCGCCGTGGCCGAGGTCCTCGACGAGGCCGGCGTGCCGCTGATCGAAGATGATCCCTACCGTGACCTGGCCTACGAGCCGGCCGACCGGACGCCTATCTGCGCCTATCTGCAGCGGGCAGCCTGGGTGTACCTGGGGAGCTTCTCAAAGATTACCGCGCCGGGTTTGCGGATCGGCTATCTCGCCGCTTCGCACTCGTTGTTTCCGGGGCTGGTGCGACTCA
The sequence above is a segment of the Methyloterricola oryzae genome. Coding sequences within it:
- a CDS encoding PLP-dependent aminotransferase family protein; this translates as MNSLNIDPADSRPLIEQIVTGIKQRVDERALRPGTRLPSIRDFAEQHRVSKFTVVQAFDRLVAMGYLKSRQGSGFYVPPRQESGAATSQSCQLNRAMDVLWLLRNALQEQPHIAMPAAGWLPGEWMDGAGIQRSLRTLARKSGTYLTGYGLPAGYEPLRSLLARRLEDQGIACAPRQIVTTRGATHALDLIARLFVKPGDAVLVDDPGYYTLFGYLKLSGARLVGVPWTPSGPDTAVLENQILEHQPKIFFTNTLLHNPTGVSISQSVAHRVLQLAERHDLLIVEDDIYGDLLTGRATRLATLDQLERVVFVSSFSKTVSASLRVGFLACKYAIAESLTDLKLLTSLTTSEIDERLVYELLTDGYYRKHLEKLRSRLQKARAEAVRNLERSGLEIYQETEDGLFIWARREASGNATALAGAAAKQGIMLAPGALFRPHQEASPWLRFNAAGCENPAIFRFLESVRVDDNL
- a CDS encoding PLP-dependent aminotransferase family protein, with the translated sequence MKPQLSRRAARLTSSLIRDILQVTQRPGVISFAGGLPAEELMPDLDFTGLDDCRQYGPSEGEPALRSLIAQNLSTLGIACDAEHVLVTSGSQQGIDLVGKLFIDEGSPVLLEAPTYLATIQALAVYGAEFQGLSLTEDGIDPDALRRAIVDRRPAFVYLIPTFQNPSGCCYSDEVRRAVAEVLDEAGVPLIEDDPYRDLAYEPADRTPICAYLQRAAWVYLGSFSKITAPGLRIGYLAASHSLFPGLVRLKQSSDLHSNRPGQLWLTQFLRSDKFDAHAARMVGVYRDRRDAMQAALLRHFAGIAQWRAPAGGLFFWLRLNADCDTLAALHEALTRDVAFMPGEPFFPAGNLRYPAVRLNFSHAAPEQMLEGIAVLGELLGNLAGGTPSRRS